The following are from one region of the Acidobacteriota bacterium genome:
- a CDS encoding cytochrome c, with amino-acid sequence MPRRAVMLIITGLALVFVSGAAPNSASSRQSDKEKLTTEEAKLLKSPVPFTKSSIGRGRTLFANECTACHGPDGQAQVDVVADATNLTDPALWKSGVAEGEIFRSIRDGAGLTMPPYKTLIRKEEDMWHLVNFIRSLWPEPQRPKLQAEKAN; translated from the coding sequence ATGCCGCGACGCGCAGTCATGCTCATCATCACGGGGTTGGCGCTGGTCTTCGTATCCGGCGCTGCCCCAAATTCCGCTTCATCCCGTCAAAGCGACAAAGAGAAGCTAACCACAGAAGAGGCCAAGCTGCTCAAAAGCCCGGTGCCGTTTACCAAAAGCTCGATTGGCCGGGGCCGCACGCTCTTTGCCAACGAGTGCACGGCCTGTCACGGCCCGGACGGCCAAGCCCAAGTGGATGTCGTCGCCGATGCCACCAATCTGACCGATCCGGCGCTGTGGAAGAGCGGCGTCGCTGAAGGCGAAATCTTCCGCAGCATCCGCGACGGCGCGGGACTGACGATGCCGCCGTACAAAACGCTGATCCGCAAAGAAGAAGACATGTGGCATCTCGTCAATTTCATCCGCAGCCTGTGGCCCGAACCGCAACGGCCCAAGCTGCAAGCTGAGAAAGCAAATTGA
- a CDS encoding thiamine pyrophosphate-binding protein, translated as MKKRTTDISNNVDSTRRKFLLNTAPAVGAALAAAGAETKIFAGSDAEIPSIRIPKEIPASLNEAPKPGSFEGQGMTGAEVFAKLCKEEDLAAMFCCPGNYTVINAIAAAGVPAYGGRTEGAMCAAADGFSRVTGEATACSGTEGPGFTHMIMNIAAAAAARTPLLVLASNMQIAGDDREAFIQTAYQQPTTTGMKKFGKRLIAPDRVWEYGAYAFRNMKSGVPGPVHLDFPGEVARARFTDPAKLKDYYTKEKYRCESHPHPAPKEVAKAVELITKAERPILIAGHGVFHGKAWDVLKQVVEKHEMAVVTSGPSRGHFPDDHRLSAAVSPDALMSADLAIFIGQYCMPSPGEYRFNPDIKTIRVHPVPEDLGRNWPLDLGIVADEKIFLEALANNLPNKKRDAWTAELAAARKKYDDLIHGQYDLGLKYSRDTNHLHPAVIGKEVHDFLYKGDIDPKQTVTGLGGWTIGNYTGRWLRANRPGQGIVCAYQYGAIGPDLAMVIGAGAAVQRGVGPQAPYKGAPVLCVTSDAGIAYSMFELETAAKYKIPVINLVYNNNSWGMWPNAVTSARSMHMYVFQENLRYDKMAEGLGARGEYVRTPEELREALKRSYQAAAKDGLSTLINCQALKEFTSAKDYPPGNAMNAEPGCGAFAH; from the coding sequence ATGAAAAAAAGGACGACCGACATCAGCAATAACGTAGACAGCACCCGCCGGAAGTTTCTCTTGAACACGGCTCCGGCTGTGGGCGCGGCCCTGGCTGCCGCCGGCGCGGAGACGAAAATCTTTGCGGGTTCGGACGCCGAGATTCCTTCGATTCGCATTCCGAAAGAAATCCCGGCCTCGCTCAACGAAGCGCCCAAGCCCGGCTCGTTTGAAGGCCAGGGCATGACCGGCGCTGAGGTTTTCGCCAAGCTCTGCAAGGAAGAAGACCTCGCGGCCATGTTTTGCTGCCCCGGCAATTACACCGTCATCAACGCCATCGCGGCGGCGGGCGTGCCCGCGTATGGCGGACGCACCGAAGGCGCGATGTGCGCGGCTGCTGATGGTTTCTCGCGCGTGACTGGCGAAGCCACTGCCTGTTCCGGCACCGAAGGCCCCGGCTTCACGCACATGATCATGAACATCGCCGCCGCCGCCGCCGCACGCACGCCGTTGCTCGTACTCGCCAGCAACATGCAAATCGCCGGCGACGACCGCGAGGCTTTCATTCAAACCGCCTACCAGCAACCGACCACGACCGGGATGAAAAAGTTCGGCAAGCGCCTGATCGCGCCCGACCGCGTGTGGGAATACGGCGCGTATGCCTTTCGCAACATGAAATCGGGCGTGCCCGGCCCGGTGCATCTGGATTTCCCCGGCGAAGTCGCGCGCGCGCGTTTCACCGATCCGGCCAAGCTGAAGGATTACTACACCAAAGAGAAATACCGCTGCGAATCGCATCCGCATCCCGCGCCCAAAGAAGTCGCCAAAGCCGTCGAGCTGATCACCAAGGCCGAGCGCCCCATCCTGATCGCGGGCCACGGCGTCTTTCACGGCAAGGCTTGGGACGTGTTGAAACAGGTCGTTGAGAAACACGAGATGGCCGTCGTCACGTCCGGCCCTTCGCGTGGCCACTTCCCTGACGATCATCGCCTGTCGGCTGCCGTTTCGCCCGATGCTTTGATGAGCGCCGATCTGGCGATTTTCATCGGCCAATACTGCATGCCCAGCCCCGGCGAATACCGCTTCAATCCCGACATCAAAACCATCCGCGTGCATCCCGTGCCCGAAGACCTGGGCCGCAACTGGCCGCTTGATCTGGGCATCGTCGCCGACGAGAAAATCTTTCTCGAAGCCCTCGCCAACAATTTGCCGAACAAGAAACGCGACGCCTGGACGGCGGAGCTGGCCGCCGCACGCAAGAAATACGACGACCTGATTCACGGGCAATACGACCTGGGGTTGAAATACAGCCGCGACACCAATCACCTGCATCCGGCGGTGATCGGCAAGGAAGTCCACGACTTTTTGTACAAGGGCGACATTGATCCGAAGCAAACCGTGACGGGCCTGGGCGGCTGGACGATTGGGAATTACACCGGACGCTGGTTGCGCGCCAACCGGCCCGGTCAGGGCATTGTCTGCGCCTATCAGTACGGCGCGATTGGCCCCGACTTGGCGATGGTCATCGGCGCAGGCGCGGCGGTGCAACGCGGCGTCGGCCCGCAAGCGCCCTACAAAGGCGCGCCGGTGCTCTGCGTCACGAGCGACGCGGGCATTGCGTATAGCATGTTCGAGTTGGAAACGGCGGCGAAGTACAAGATTCCCGTCATCAATCTGGTTTACAACAACAACTCGTGGGGCATGTGGCCGAACGCCGTGACTTCGGCGCGTTCGATGCACATGTACGTCTTCCAGGAAAACCTGCGCTACGACAAGATGGCCGAAGGCCTGGGCGCGCGCGGCGAATACGTGCGCACGCCCGAAGAGTTGCGCGAAGCGTTGAAGCGCAGCTATCAGGCGGCGGCGAAAGACGGCCTCTCCACACTCATCAATTGCCAGGCGTTGAAAGAATTCACTTCGGCCAAGGATTATCCGCCGGGCAACGCGATGAATGCGGAACCGGGTTGCGGCGCGTTTGCGCATTGA
- a CDS encoding aminopeptidase P N-terminal domain-containing protein: MKPARLTEFMSKMTPNSVAVFASAHEIRRNQDTDFEFRQDTDFYYLTRLNEPDCVAVLAPNHPQHQYILFVRPRVKEEEIWTGLRAGVEGAIKMHGADAAYDIARLPEILPQYLNDADTLYYRLGQNQRFDLKLVGMIKRLRERVRYGDYGPTTIIDPVTIVHEMRLRKNAADIADLRRAAAISAAGHVAALKHCQPGMFEYELEALVEYVFRKSGAAGVGYPSIVGSGFNTTILHYNTNNEQIKDGDMVLIDAGAEYNLFTGDITRSFPANGKFTTAQRAIYEAVLAANKAVIAMIKPGVRFTDLHDKAVEVVTDELMALGLLTGDRQDIIANKGYFKFFMHRTGHWLGMDVHDVARYKTADGWRVLEPGMVFTVEPGIYIAEGAEGVPAEYCNIGVRIEDDVVVTENGCEVLTTGVPKEVSEIEALMKESVTVAV; this comes from the coding sequence ATGAAGCCCGCCCGTTTAACTGAATTCATGAGCAAGATGACGCCCAACAGCGTCGCCGTCTTTGCCAGCGCCCACGAAATTCGCCGCAATCAGGACACCGATTTCGAGTTCCGCCAGGACACGGATTTTTACTACCTCACGCGCCTCAACGAACCCGATTGCGTCGCCGTGCTGGCGCCAAACCATCCACAACACCAATACATTCTTTTCGTTCGCCCGCGCGTGAAAGAAGAGGAAATCTGGACAGGGCTGCGCGCCGGCGTCGAAGGCGCGATCAAAATGCACGGGGCCGATGCCGCGTATGACATCGCGCGACTGCCCGAAATCTTGCCGCAGTATTTGAACGACGCCGACACGCTGTATTACCGGCTGGGCCAGAATCAGCGGTTTGATTTGAAGTTGGTGGGGATGATCAAACGGCTGCGCGAGCGCGTGCGTTACGGCGATTACGGGCCGACCACGATCATTGATCCGGTCACCATCGTTCACGAGATGCGGCTGCGCAAAAACGCAGCGGACATCGCCGACCTGCGCCGCGCCGCCGCCATCAGCGCCGCCGGCCACGTCGCCGCGCTGAAACATTGCCAGCCCGGCATGTTTGAATACGAACTCGAAGCGCTGGTCGAATACGTCTTCCGCAAAAGCGGCGCGGCGGGCGTGGGCTATCCATCCATCGTCGGGTCGGGCTTCAACACGACGATCTTGCACTACAACACCAACAACGAGCAGATCAAAGACGGCGACATGGTGCTGATTGACGCGGGCGCCGAATACAATCTCTTCACCGGCGACATCACGCGCAGCTTCCCCGCCAACGGCAAATTCACCACGGCCCAGCGCGCGATTTACGAAGCCGTGCTCGCCGCCAACAAAGCCGTCATCGCCATGATCAAACCCGGCGTGCGCTTCACCGACTTGCACGACAAGGCCGTCGAAGTCGTCACCGATGAATTGATGGCCTTGGGGCTGCTGACCGGTGACCGCCAGGACATCATCGCCAACAAAGGCTACTTCAAGTTTTTCATGCATCGCACCGGCCACTGGCTGGGCATGGATGTGCACGATGTGGCTCGGTACAAAACCGCCGACGGTTGGCGCGTGCTCGAACCCGGCATGGTCTTCACGGTCGAACCCGGCATCTACATTGCCGAGGGCGCAGAAGGCGTCCCGGCGGAGTATTGCAACATCGGCGTGCGCATCGAAGACGATGTGGTCGTGACCGAAAACGGTTGCGAAGTGCTAACGACGGGCGTGCCGAAAGAAGTGAGCGAGATTGAAGCGTTGATGAAAGAGTCGGTGACGGTGGCGGTCTAA
- a CDS encoding DUF5367 family protein → MESAERLAFGKQTQSFTLTPFLVIGVVVWLGATLAMRVAGQYFFHHDSAAWMAFNFTAMLIAMPLLARAIFQWRRVPVPQRAAVALAVAVPGMLLDVLTTYFFAQFFPNVNATGAGAWGAWLLFSYALFLLPALWGGQDE, encoded by the coding sequence ATGGAATCAGCAGAACGGTTGGCTTTTGGCAAGCAGACACAGAGCTTCACGCTCACCCCGTTTTTGGTCATCGGCGTCGTGGTTTGGTTGGGCGCGACATTGGCGATGCGCGTGGCCGGGCAATACTTTTTCCATCACGATAGCGCGGCGTGGATGGCGTTCAACTTCACGGCCATGCTGATCGCGATGCCCTTGCTGGCGCGCGCGATCTTTCAGTGGCGGCGTGTGCCCGTGCCCCAACGGGCAGCCGTGGCCTTGGCCGTCGCCGTGCCAGGCATGTTGCTGGACGTGCTGACGACCTATTTCTTTGCGCAGTTCTTTCCGAATGTGAACGCGACAGGCGCGGGCGCTTGGGGCGCGTGGTTGCTGTTTAGTTATGCGCTGTTTTTGCTGCCCGCGCTTTGGGGCGGGCAGGACGAATAG
- a CDS encoding helix-turn-helix transcriptional regulator — translation MAVKQPNLCGELLRNWRELRRLSQLELALEANVSARHVSFIETGRARPSRAMVLRLANVLDVPLREQNTLLHAAGFAPAYRETSLADPQMAQVRQALELILKQQEPFAALVFDRQWDLVMANAAYARMIQHFSPELGAHIAPYAVLAPPRLNLMRMLFAANGWRPLIANWEAVAKAALTRWRREMQLAGETEGRHLLQEILSYPGVPARWREPDVESAQDLLIPVELRAGELMLKFFTTLTTLGSPQDITLQELHIEAFHPVDEATAQIVRALAG, via the coding sequence ATGGCCGTCAAACAACCCAATCTTTGCGGCGAGTTGCTGCGCAACTGGCGTGAGTTGCGCCGCCTAAGCCAGTTGGAACTCGCACTCGAAGCCAACGTCTCGGCGCGCCATGTCAGCTTTATCGAAACCGGCCGCGCCCGGCCCAGTCGCGCGATGGTGCTGCGGCTGGCGAATGTGCTGGATGTGCCCTTGCGCGAACAGAATACGTTGCTGCACGCCGCCGGTTTTGCGCCCGCGTACCGCGAAACCAGCTTGGCCGATCCGCAAATGGCGCAGGTGCGGCAGGCGCTGGAATTGATCTTGAAACAACAGGAGCCGTTTGCGGCGCTGGTGTTTGATCGCCAGTGGGACTTGGTGATGGCGAATGCGGCGTATGCGCGAATGATTCAGCATTTCTCGCCCGAACTCGGGGCGCACATCGCGCCTTATGCCGTGCTCGCGCCGCCGCGCTTAAATCTGATGCGCATGCTTTTTGCAGCCAACGGCTGGCGTCCGTTGATCGCCAATTGGGAAGCCGTCGCCAAAGCCGCCCTGACGCGCTGGCGGCGCGAAATGCAGTTGGCGGGCGAGACAGAGGGCCGTCATTTGTTGCAGGAGATTTTGAGCTACCCGGGCGTGCCCGCGCGTTGGCGTGAACCGGATGTTGAAAGCGCGCAGGATTTGCTGATCCCGGTCGAGCTTCGCGCAGGCGAGCTTATGCTGAAGTTTTTCACGACGCTCACCACACTCGGCAGCCCGCAGGACATCACCTTGCAGGAATTGCATATCGAAGCGTTTCACCCGGTGGATGAGGCAACGGCGCAAATCGTGCGCGCGCTGGCAGGTTAA
- a CDS encoding fatty acid desaturase, with protein MSKHQPKAPQQISAWRQLVAPYQTPEVWRSVFQIVNTLVPFFVMWYLMYRSLAISYWLTLALVPLTTGFMTRVFIIMHDCGHGSFFKAPRANHFVGTLCGILTNTPYHQWTREHAIHHASSGDLNRRGVGDVNTLTVNEYLALSKFERLRYRLYRNPLVTFGIGPHYIFLWWQRFTGKHSGTRERNNLWLTNVALFSIWGAAIYSLGWQTFLLLWAPVQIATGAWGVWLFYVQHQYEQTYWQRGKDWDYATAALQGSSFYKLPRLLQWFSGNIGFHHIHHLSPKIPNYKLQACHEENPLFQQSPTLTFWQSLKCASLKLWDEDSQRLVGWSYLKAPRAIEVPAAEVTPEFVSGD; from the coding sequence ATGTCCAAACATCAACCGAAAGCCCCACAACAAATCTCTGCTTGGCGTCAATTGGTTGCGCCGTATCAAACACCAGAGGTGTGGCGTAGCGTTTTCCAAATCGTCAACACGCTCGTACCCTTCTTCGTGATGTGGTACTTGATGTATCGCAGCCTGGCGATTTCGTACTGGCTGACGCTGGCATTGGTGCCGCTCACGACCGGGTTTATGACGCGCGTCTTTATCATCATGCACGATTGCGGGCACGGTTCGTTTTTCAAAGCGCCGCGCGCCAATCACTTCGTCGGCACGCTCTGCGGCATTCTGACCAATACGCCCTATCATCAATGGACGCGCGAGCACGCGATTCATCACGCTTCGTCGGGCGATCTAAACCGGCGCGGCGTGGGCGATGTCAACACGCTGACGGTCAACGAATATCTGGCGCTCTCGAAATTTGAACGCCTGCGCTACCGGCTTTATCGCAATCCGCTGGTCACCTTCGGCATCGGGCCGCATTACATCTTTCTCTGGTGGCAGCGTTTTACCGGCAAACATTCGGGCACACGCGAACGCAACAACCTCTGGTTGACCAACGTGGCGCTCTTTTCGATTTGGGGCGCGGCGATCTATAGCCTGGGATGGCAGACCTTTTTGCTGTTGTGGGCGCCGGTGCAAATCGCCACGGGCGCGTGGGGCGTCTGGCTATTTTATGTGCAGCACCAGTACGAGCAAACCTATTGGCAGCGGGGCAAGGATTGGGATTATGCGACGGCGGCGTTGCAGGGCAGTTCGTTCTATAAGCTGCCACGCCTGCTGCAATGGTTTTCGGGCAACATCGGCTTCCATCACATTCATCATCTCAGCCCGAAGATTCCGAATTACAAGCTGCAAGCCTGTCACGAAGAGAATCCGCTCTTTCAGCAATCGCCCACACTGACATTCTGGCAGAGTCTGAAATGCGCTTCGTTGAAATTGTGGGATGAAGATTCGCAGCGGCTGGTCGGTTGGAGTTATTTGAAAGCGCCGCGCGCAATCGAAGTTCCTGCGGCGGAAGTGACACCGGAATTTGTTTCGGGCGACTGA
- a CDS encoding SDR family NAD(P)-dependent oxidoreductase: MNGEWRERVCLVTGGAGFIGAHLCEQLLALGARVVVLDRHRPRRSYFIMQGLNDRVDFVFGDVRELQAVRWVLEQHAVDTIFHLAAQPLIPLGNVIPLETLSVNALGTYTVLEAARQTAGIEAFVYASSGAYYGDSLNDAALVEEQSPTAAANVYAPSIIAADTAVRAYARTFKLPTLACRFLNVYGAGDLNFSRLVPRAVRNLMLESPYHFGARDDGRSKLEFVNVRDLARGLVRAAEVLHTRPCTRGEAINLGSGYPVSLQTLTRLLSRSYDGQEREPCFCGEPAAQPLIRYLDIRKAERLLAWRPEIELQEGLMETLAWYRRFWPQLR; encoded by the coding sequence ATGAATGGCGAATGGCGCGAACGTGTCTGTTTGGTAACCGGGGGCGCGGGCTTCATCGGCGCGCATCTGTGCGAGCAGTTGCTGGCGCTGGGGGCGCGCGTCGTCGTGCTGGATCGCCATCGGCCCCGCCGGTCTTATTTCATCATGCAGGGCCTGAACGACCGCGTGGATTTCGTGTTCGGCGACGTGCGCGAATTGCAGGCCGTGCGCTGGGTGCTGGAACAACACGCGGTGGACACGATCTTTCATCTGGCGGCGCAGCCGCTGATTCCGCTGGGCAATGTCATTCCCCTTGAGACGCTCAGCGTCAACGCCCTGGGAACCTATACCGTGCTCGAAGCAGCGCGGCAGACGGCTGGGATCGAAGCTTTCGTTTACGCCTCCAGCGGCGCTTATTACGGCGACAGTTTGAACGATGCCGCGTTGGTTGAAGAGCAGTCTCCCACAGCAGCCGCGAATGTCTATGCGCCTTCGATCATCGCGGCAGATACGGCGGTGCGCGCTTATGCCAGGACGTTCAAATTGCCGACGCTGGCCTGCCGCTTTTTGAATGTGTATGGCGCGGGCGATTTGAATTTCAGCCGTCTGGTGCCGCGCGCCGTGCGCAATTTGATGCTGGAGAGTCCCTATCACTTTGGCGCGCGCGACGATGGACGCAGCAAACTGGAATTCGTCAATGTGCGTGATCTCGCGCGCGGTTTGGTGCGGGCGGCAGAGGTGCTGCATACGCGCCCCTGCACACGTGGCGAGGCCATCAATCTGGGCAGTGGCTATCCGGTTTCGTTGCAGACGCTCACGCGGCTGCTTAGCCGCAGTTACGATGGCCAGGAACGCGAACCGTGCTTTTGCGGCGAGCCAGCCGCGCAACCCTTGATCCGTTATTTGGACATACGCAAAGCCGAGCGGCTGTTAGCCTGGCGGCCAGAGATCGAATTGCAGGAAGGTCTGATGGAAACGCTGGCCTGGTATCGGCGCTTCTGGCCGCAGCTTCGCTAA
- a CDS encoding SUMF1/EgtB/PvdO family nonheme iron enzyme — translation MIGTVAGNFKILEEIGEGGMGKVYRGVDTMLDREVAIKVLRPELVSQTHLVDRFRSEAMTLAKLNHPNIAMLYAFFQQEQHFYMVMEFVRGETLDKRIRRTGLLAYDQALKVFLYTLEAIGYAHSMNIVHRDIKPNNVMITEAEEVKVMDFGIARVVGSERMTREGSMIGTPEYMAPEQIRGQDVDPRTDIYALGILLYEMLTGRLPFMNQNQFELMRAHIEFPPPPPRKYAPHLPESMETIMLQALSKKKEDRFASAYEFRDAILASPDLPTGALMGRATRSGSAPITPAHFGRVSQAQQALPTSPQQRPAPTDRQTMDVRQFEAQQRAGGQQQRPAQVPQRQQAGPAAQARSADANATQVVSAPLPSAKAATAKKGLPLPLMIGAGVALVLVVAVLLWFLNHGKQTSNPNDPNKGGTTATGKTFKPDLVTLSGGSYRMGRLDEPKADGEEDLAWGYAQWPANTVTVLPFALDRTEVSSEEYAQFVKETNHPAPEDWNGNEPFTGKEQWPVRYVSYEEAEAFAAWRSKRDSTRYRLPTEEEWEFAARNGGDAATTVFPWGNQWTPDLANIKFTEPKIVSAYPQGGTKQGVLNMIGNVGEWTSTPAAYYAGNNKLELDAAAQTAKVVRGGSYISQPDGPKPIRVTVRGFLDAKKKDPTIGFRLVRSQ, via the coding sequence ATGATCGGAACCGTCGCGGGTAATTTCAAAATCCTGGAAGAAATCGGTGAAGGCGGCATGGGCAAGGTCTATCGTGGCGTAGACACGATGCTCGACCGTGAGGTGGCGATTAAGGTCTTGCGCCCCGAACTGGTCAGCCAAACGCATCTGGTGGATCGCTTCCGGTCTGAAGCCATGACGCTGGCCAAGCTGAATCATCCCAACATCGCCATGCTCTATGCCTTCTTTCAGCAAGAGCAGCACTTTTACATGGTGATGGAATTCGTGCGCGGCGAGACGTTGGACAAACGCATTCGCCGCACCGGCTTGCTGGCCTACGATCAGGCATTAAAGGTTTTCCTCTACACGCTGGAAGCCATCGGCTATGCGCATTCGATGAACATCGTGCACCGCGACATCAAGCCCAACAACGTCATGATCACCGAGGCCGAAGAGGTCAAGGTCATGGACTTCGGCATCGCGCGCGTGGTCGGCAGCGAACGCATGACGCGCGAGGGTTCGATGATCGGCACGCCCGAATACATGGCCCCTGAGCAGATTCGCGGCCAGGACGTAGACCCGCGCACCGACATTTACGCGCTGGGCATTCTGCTCTATGAAATGCTGACCGGGCGGCTGCCCTTCATGAATCAAAACCAGTTTGAACTGATGCGCGCGCACATCGAATTCCCGCCGCCGCCGCCGCGCAAATACGCGCCGCATCTGCCCGAAAGCATGGAAACGATCATGTTGCAGGCATTGTCGAAGAAGAAAGAAGACCGCTTTGCGTCGGCCTACGAATTCCGCGATGCCATTCTGGCTTCGCCCGACCTGCCGACCGGCGCGTTGATGGGCCGCGCGACGCGCAGCGGTTCCGCGCCGATTACGCCAGCGCATTTCGGGCGGGTGAGCCAGGCGCAACAGGCGCTGCCGACCAGCCCGCAACAACGGCCCGCGCCGACTGACCGGCAAACAATGGATGTACGGCAATTCGAAGCGCAGCAACGCGCCGGTGGTCAGCAGCAACGCCCGGCCCAGGTGCCGCAACGTCAGCAGGCTGGCCCGGCTGCCCAGGCCCGCAGTGCGGATGCCAATGCCACCCAGGTTGTCAGCGCACCACTCCCATCCGCCAAAGCTGCCACCGCAAAGAAAGGCTTGCCACTTCCATTAATGATTGGCGCGGGGGTGGCGCTGGTGCTGGTCGTTGCAGTGTTACTTTGGTTTTTGAATCACGGAAAACAAACGTCCAATCCAAACGATCCGAATAAGGGCGGCACGACCGCCACCGGAAAAACGTTCAAGCCGGACTTGGTCACGCTGTCTGGCGGGTCGTACCGCATGGGCCGTCTGGACGAACCGAAAGCGGATGGCGAAGAAGATTTGGCTTGGGGTTACGCGCAATGGCCGGCCAACACCGTCACCGTGCTGCCGTTTGCGCTTGACCGCACCGAAGTCAGCAGCGAGGAATACGCGCAATTCGTCAAAGAAACCAATCACCCCGCACCCGAAGACTGGAACGGCAATGAACCGTTCACCGGCAAAGAACAATGGCCGGTGCGCTATGTTTCTTACGAAGAGGCCGAGGCCTTTGCCGCCTGGCGTTCCAAACGCGACAGCACACGCTATCGTTTGCCGACCGAAGAGGAATGGGAATTTGCCGCGCGCAATGGCGGAGATGCCGCGACCACCGTTTTCCCCTGGGGCAATCAATGGACGCCGGATTTGGCGAACATCAAATTCACCGAGCCGAAGATCGTCTCGGCCTACCCGCAAGGCGGTACCAAGCAGGGCGTGCTGAATATGATCGGCAATGTGGGCGAGTGGACTTCGACCCCGGCAGCCTATTACGCGGGCAACAACAAATTGGAATTGGACGCCGCCGCGCAAACCGCCAAAGTGGTGCGCGGTGGTTCGTACATCAGTCAACCCGATGGCCCGAAACCGATTCGCGTCACCGTGCGCGGCTTTCTCGATGCAAAGAAGAAAGACCCGACCATTGGCTTCCGGCTGGTGCGGAGCCAGTGA